A genome region from Triticum aestivum cultivar Chinese Spring chromosome 2B, IWGSC CS RefSeq v2.1, whole genome shotgun sequence includes the following:
- the LOC123040769 gene encoding cysteine proteinase inhibitor 8, which produces MARVPVLLLALFAAALAAAPAAALGGRGARVGGWGPIPDVTDAHIQELGGWAVEQHARLTSDGLRFRRVTRGEQQVVSGMNYRLFVDAADGSGKSAPYVAEVYEQYWTKTRQLTSFKPAAN; this is translated from the coding sequence ATGGCGCGGGtacccgtcctcctcctcgccctcttcGCCGCGGCCCTCGCGGCCGCcccggcggcggcgctgggcggccGCGGCGCGCGGGTCGGCGGGTGGGGCCCCATCCCGGACGTGACGGACGCGCACATCCAAGAACTCGGCGGATGGGCGGTGGAGCAGCACGCGAGGCTGACCAGCGACGGGCTGCGGTTCCGCCGGGTCACGCGCGGCGAGCAGCAGGTCGTCTCCGGCATGAACTACCGCCTCTTCGTCGACGCGGCCGACGGCTCCGGCAAGAGCGCGCCCTACGTCGCCGAGGTGTACGAGCAGTATTGGACCAAGACCCGCCAGctcacctccttcaagccggcggCCAACTGA